A stretch of Toxoplasma gondii ME49 chromosome V, whole genome shotgun sequence DNA encodes these proteins:
- a CDS encoding hypothetical protein (encoded by transcript TGME49_286030), with translation MATDDTRLPRQTMESTERRQISTRNSPEMKTSRSGSRTDGAAQPPKVTSPFLAVRVLRCEGLKHSGMHAVEVEVGGHRRVSGWIEGCHDATFNFSSTFNKVPRDGNVRLSVWHKRSWREDKRVCDTYYSIGSLFSAPAHAYRGWLGLEQNTRFAGQVLVEFSLLSRGTSENQREAARLAASELEVKAESGRSQATEGPSGEKTGEEREGKEEQSLIGDRGRESGERESGDDVDKRAATAASPCGRHRLPDHAYPVKRSSQQAPEKEKSSDVVAFSSSPPSPVLPSGPSSGVTSSSTSLQKTASSAAGEKRNDEATRKTDERGGADSRDADLSSPAALGSPVSGLLVDLLSLDVEIHGSTEKKRTETEGSPSLCFSGVPAGQPVPQPRQELHYPGVVCSGVVQQGNKQRCVSSVSSYAEGDGGEAADMRPTEAQGEATRTTERQEEFESLPSERKHRDRKQATCEQSLVSRQHAANKPPEEGGSALRLSMASPTRHCGDEEMSKEEEITKNRENESATDSEKERAQDRDEANTRASEEEGVRRQATQQGSASECAERETWNLERRERNPSRERTREQRAMTAQRGRGKEGGESRCQRRNSGDENSRDLRGTHQEIRLQNAGPELRPVLPGEKTEKDRGDPRAKEGKKQTTEAEAIAGKHAEADGDNSSRFRNQGRSIFPPESEISSPSPPVKSPRIDSAPVSSVSTSRASASSPHASFSSESQRQFMTASPSCCQEAKRDKTPIESLSSSSPSSSSTPSSSSSSSSSVALLAHASGAAGGAASPALHAALEDAGKRERDWRALDEIFFAESSRLRRVSREGCQPFLRAEGDAKRVGDSASFVDVQAANDAGGETTTGESRAEKEEAVFPIVAEHRDIEDEAWRDAGVKGDEGRTRGHAGGNREDEMGISKKETETVSPRGRSTHEASEPLDVSLTRRRRFSVTSEGCIEAGSFPEGAEGASTEAHARRSSHSRCVDFGRDTERDSGFRKRETSDLDQSRLDSGCCSAELPPAAFETDAFRAPLFPAHKETVAPSRQQSPPGDKSAVRVAPPIFPADEPTPGPKDEENEKLASVLASSLCSFQGGPGTRVSGDRPWPTRVEEAKVFLEREENEDRRRENGTVGARDLHFAAIEEKQTTAANRASEEEKKQFHREALAEYRRKTREATKAFGPLHAYSPWGGVGAFPSPRPQRPETAPVDASAEPRQSVSESSPAISERRSSGSWFSAFPVVSWYPVMPPEQTSTPGGRGPREEGTNKETKGRELPADSGWGDPRAPGEDRADLASPPFPSSSCSFDDLKLAERPPEVSPEKKKPFSRLRFHLGWPHLKSSGKTEKRKSEKKAETEVSEPQSTAEVGVSISPRKKAPRDAEPGAAGRPREKRRSVSSSSRRSTVSAPSWSLPSSPSFPTERDADAPPFPLADPPRTHSGASLRSRSSSRSSSERRFQVSARSRPAPPPLPVLPPPPLDVGDLDAGADPEGHLSSPSFLSSLRQNSVAASAAGDVDRSSREQRKASVSRQNVEFPQVPPWSKEEERAFIRLGSETVSADAPRLAPPPGDVVVELPRHREEEAKHLAKIGEGDQRTLVKKTKKGSRKVHSSKKTRQASSSSPSQGEETFFPDAPTADSPFPLEPSLFLEASGWTENAPPLALSSAVSSFLSPLPGSQPPDVSPRPRDAEGSAVPATPAFLACEPERPRYAEKGNFFFSTPPRTPSLAMPCRPPEHALPDREPLPPLSPETRRRCHRRGAGESEMEAGEKDQTLHATRVGKMKVGRDVRPLGLPGGPYEDRRESKEPARRSTAEVRRFSSGKRRQSGVKTAVPSADITGGKVGGRAHAMHAGVSGVASFSYPRSSDLPASTLSPPGGYPGAVLSPFGPGSPPGPASSSASSLQCLMARGFSPFDTLTPEASSPSPCCPPAYPVLATPLPSAPVALAAHPFCSSSSSPSSPFASASPYLASAQNPAFQVWRENAVECRNSAVVAPQIQVQRLAPLDGREAKNASLSSGSPFATSVSAPPLPSSATLAGGQGTERSYHRPEAQNRNPFSALADSTPVSAAPLSSASAPVSSLPFSLSTSPSKLLPIVVPPPSSPASSFVSAVSSGLSAESLSHSPFAVSVPMLSGVHAPGTKLPVGSLNHRRSASESDRDVDRNPFALLGSGTKRDSLSAMKTPTSCLSVARASHAPQTTAVRNSSSGVCVTASPLVSLQGLQGGPPPSGPSSSSGANCSASVSSVSPFALSRRAQGAGAGDGLHWKGSQALLCDRPEETGDSREAEKPRHGTRERRAGSFSGDTRTPKERKGSVDARESGAEERPTRGRQRQRTVSDGQTGRGDGVASPAIQAPRFPSPTPH, from the exons ATGGCAACAGACGAT ACACGGTTGCCGCGACAGACTATGGagtcaacagagagaagacagattTCCACTCGTAACTCTCCAGAGATGAAAACCTCTCGGTCAGGCTCAAGAACGGATGGAGCGGCTCAGCCACCCAAGGTGACATCGCCTTTCCTCGCAGTTCGTGTGCTGCGCTGTGAAGGCCTGAAGCACTcgggcatgcatgcagttgaaGTCGAGGTCGGGGGTCACCGGCGAGTCTCGGGGTGGATCGAAG GCTGTCATGACGCAACCTTCAATTTCTCTTCGACCTTCAACAAAGTGCCTCGGGACGGCAACGTTCGACTTTCGGTGTGGCACAAACGCTCCTGG CGGGAAGACAAGCGCGTCTGCGATACATATTACTCGATAGGCTCGCTGTTCTCGGCGCCAGCGCATGCGTATCGCGGGTGGCTGGGACTGGAACAGAACACGCGTTTCGCAGGACAAGTTCTCGTTGAATTCAGTCTGTTGAGCAGGGGAACGTCGGAGAACCAGCGGGAAGCCGCGAGGCTCGCTGCTTCAGAACTCGAGGTGAAAGCTGAGTCAGGCCGCTCCCAGGCGACGGAGGGGCCGAGTggggagaagacgggagaagaacgagagggaaaagaggagcagagtctcatcggagacagagggcgagagagcggagagagagaaagcggagatGATGTCGACAAAcgagcagcgacagcggcTTCACCATGTGGACGGCATCGTCTTCCCGACCATGCGTACCCTGTCAAACGGAGTAGCCAACAGGCGcctgagaaggagaagagttCCGACGTTGtggctttttcgtcttcaccTCCTAGCCCCGTGCTCCCGTCTGGACCTTCCTCTGGTGTcacgtcttcttcgacttctctgcAAAAAACAGCCTCGTCTgcagctggagaaaagagaaacgacgaagcgacaaggaaaaccgacgagagaggaggggcAGATTCTCGAGACGCtgatctttcttctcccgcggctCTGGGTTCACCTGTGTCTGGTCTTCTTGtcgatcttctctctctcgatgtcgAGATTCACGGCTCtactgagaagaagagaacagagacagaggggtcaccttctctctgtttctccggtGTCCCGGCAGGTCAGCCTGTGCCTCAGCCGAGACAAGAGCTGCATTATCCAGGAGTCGTCTGTTCAGGAGTGGTACAACAAGGAAATAAACAAAGATGTGTATCTTCAGTGTCGTCctacgcagaaggcgacggaggtGAGGCAGCAGACATGAGACCGACTGAAGCGCAAGGGGAAGCTACTCGtacgacggagagacaagaagaatTCGAGTCTCTCCCCAGTGAACGAAAAcaccgagacagaaagcaagCAACCTGCGAACAGTCTCtggtgtctcgacagcacGCTGCAAACAAGCCGCCCGAGGAAGGAGGGTCCGCTTTGCGACTTTCCATGGCCTCGCCCACGAGGCAttgcggagacgaagagatgtcgaaagaggaggaaataacgaagaacagagagaacgaaagcgcaacagacagcgagaaagaaagagcacAAGACAGAGATGAAGCGAACACGagagcgagcgaagaagaaggcgtcaggaggcaggcgacgcagcaAGGAAGCGCTAGCGAGTGTGCAGAACGAGAAACTTGGAATctcgagaggcgagagagaaacccaTCTCGGGAACGTACGAGGGAGCAAAGAGCCATGACTGCGCAGAGAGGTCGGGGGAAAGAAGGCGGGGAAAGCAGAtgtcagagaagaaactcaggagacgagaactcgagagactTAAGAGGCACTCACCAAGAGATTAGGCTTCAGAACGCGGGTCCCGAATTGCGGCCAGTCCTtccgggagagaaaacagagaaagacaggggagacccgcgagcgaaggaaggaaagaaacaaaccACTGAAGCAGAAGCCATCGCGGGGAAAcacgcagaggcagacggagaTAACAGTTCACGTTTTAGAAACCAGGGAAGGAGCATTTTTCCTCCAGAAAGTGAAATTTCATCTCCATCTCCTCCAGTTAAGTCTCCAAGGATAGACTCTGcccctgtttcctctgtctcaacatctcgcgcttctgcatcttctccaCATGCTTCTTTTTCAAGCGAGTCGCAACGCCAGTTTATGACCGCTTCCCCTTCTTGCTGCCAGGAGGCGAAAAGGGACAAAACACCCatcgagtctctctcttcgtcttctccttcctcttcttctactccttcttcgtcgtcttcgtcttcttcttccgtggCGCTTTTGGCGCATGCTTCGGGTGCTGCGGGAGGCGCGGCTTCTCCGGCTTTGCACGCAGCCCTCGAGGACGCGGgcaagcgcgagagagactggagagcTCTGGATGAAATCTTTTTCGCCGAGTCTTCACGTTTGCGAAGAGTGTCGAGAGAAGGGTGTCAGCCATTTCTGAGGGCAGAGGGCGACGCGAAGAGAGTGGGTGACTCAGCTTCCTTCGTCGACGTGCAGGCCGCGAACGACGCTGGGGGCGAGACGACGACGGGGGAGAGTCGagccgagaaggaggaggcggtTTTTCCTATCGTCGCTGAGCACCGAGACATAGAGGACGAGGCCTGGAGAGATGCAGGTGTcaagggagacgaggggagaacgcgaggacATGCGGGAGGCAACAGGGAAGATGAGATGGGGATctcaaagaaagagacagagactgtTTCGCCGCGCGGCCGATCAACCCACGAAGCTTCAGAGCCGCTGGACGTCtcgctgactcgccgccGAAGGTTCTCAGTGACTTCCGAGGGCTGCATAGAAGCCGGGAGTTTCCCTGAGGGCGCTGAGGGAGCGTCGACggaggcgcatgcaagaagaagcagccaCTCTCGTTGCGTCGATTttgggagagacacagagagagacagtggtTTTCGCAAACGGGAGACTTCAGACCTGGACCAGAGCCGTCTGGACTCGGGTTGCTGCTCTGCAGAACTTCCTCCCGCTGCCTTCGAGACCGACGCTTTCAGGGCGCCCCTCTTCCCTGCACACAAGGAGACAGTTGCGCCTTCACGGCAACAGTCTCCTCCAGGAGACAAGTCCGCCGTTCGCGTGGCTCCGCCCATCTTCCCCGCAGACGAACCGACCCCTGGACCGAAGGATGAAGAGAATGAAAAGCTCGCTTCTGtactcgcttcttctctttgttcttttcAGGGTGGGCCTGGGACGCGGGTGTCGGGAGACAGGCCTTGGCCGACGCGggtggaagaagcgaaggtcTTCCtcgaacgagaggagaacgaagaccgaaggcgagaaaacgggACTGTGGGGGCGCGAGACTTACATTTCGCTGCGAttgaggagaaacagacgactGCAGCTAACAGggcttctgaagaagagaagaaacagttcCATCGCGAAGCACTCGCAGAGTATCGCAGGAAGACTAGAGAAGCCACAAAGGCGTTCGGACCTCTCCACGCGTATTCGCCGTGGGGAGGCGTAGGCGCGTTCCCGTCGCCGCGACCTCAGAGACCTGAGACGGCGCCTGTCGATGCGTCTGCAGAGCCCCGCCAAAGTGTGTCGGAATCGTCTCCGGCAATATCTGAACGACGCTCCTCGGGCTCGTGGTTTTCCGCGTTCCCAGTGGTTTCTTGGTATCCTGTGATGCCTCCGGAACAGACCTCAACGCCTGGCGGAAGAGgaccgagagaggaaggcacaaacaaggagacaaaaggaagGGAACTGCCGGCCGACAGCGGCTGGGGCGACCCGAGGGCCCCTGGGGAAGACCGCGCGGATcttgcttcgcctccttttccttcttcttcctgctccttcGACGACCTGAAGCTTGCGGAACGCCCGCCTGAGgtgtctccagagaagaagaagccgttctcgcgtctgcggtTCCATCTCGGGTGGCCTCACCTGAAGAGCAGCggcaaaacagagaagaggaagtcggaaaagaaggcagagaccgAGGTTTCGGAGCCGCAATCCACAGCGGAAGTTGGCGTGTCGATTTCGCCGCGAAAAAAGGCCCCAAGAGACGCGGAGCCCGGGGCCGCGGGTCgaccgagagaaaagagacgatctgtctcttcttcttctcggcgctCGACGGTCTCGGCGCCTTCTTGGAGCCTGCCAAGTTCGCCCTCATTTCCCactgagagagacgcagatgcCCCCCCGTTTCCCCTTGCGGATCCTCCTCGAACACACTCTGGCGCTTCTCTGCGGTCTCGATCTTCGTCTCGTTCCTCGTCTGAGCGCCGTTTTCAGGTTTCTGCGAGGTCCCGGCCTGCTCCGCCTCCTTTGCCAGTCTTGCCGCCCCCACCCCTGGATGTCGGAGATCTGGACGCGGGGGCCGACCCTGAAGGCcatctttcttcgccttctttcctttcttctctcaggcAGAATTCAGTGGCTGCTAGCGCGGCGGGGGACGTGGACCGGAGTTCgcgcgagcagagaaaggcgtcgGTGTCAAGACAGAATGTCGAGTTTCCTCAAGTTCCTCCGTGGtccaaggaagaagaaagggccTTCATCCGGCTCGGTTCAGAGActgtctccgcagacgcCCCTCGACTCGCGCCGCCACCGGGGGATGTAGTGGTGGAGCTTCCAAGACatcgcgaagaagaggcgaagcacCTGGCCAAAATAGGGGAAGGCGACCAACGGACTCTcgtgaaaaaaacgaagaaggggTCGAGGAAGGTGCACAGTTccaagaagacgagacaagCGTCTTCGAGTTCGCCCTCCCAGGGGGAAGAGACGTTCTTTCCCGACGCTCCTACTGCAGATagtccttttcctctcgagccttctcttttcctcgagGCGTCTGGGTGGACGGAGAACGCCCCTCCCCTCGCCTtgtcttctgctgtctcttctttcctctcgcctttgccAGGCTCTCAGCCGCCTgatgtgtctcctcgccctcgcgACGCAGAGGGCAGTGCGGTCCCCGCTACgcctgcgtttctcgcttGCGAACCAGAGAGACCAAGGtacgcagagaaagggaacttcttcttttcgacgCCTCCCAGGACCCCTTCCCTCGCGATGCCCTGCAGACCTCCCGAGCACGCGCTCCCCGACCGAGAGCCTCTTCCGCCGCTCTCGCCAGAGACGAGACGCCGCTGCCATCGCCGCGGGGCGGGAGAATCTGAGATGGAAGCAGGCGAAAAAGACCAGACCCTGCATGCAACACGCGTCGGGAAAATGAAGGTGGGAAGAGACGTTCGGCCTCTTGGGCTCCCTGGAGGCCCCTACGAGGACCGACGAGAGTCTAAGGAGCCGGCAAGAAGAAGTACAGCCGAAGTGAGAAGATTCTCATCTGGAAAGCGACGCCAGTCTGGTGTCAAGACGGCAGTGCCTTCCGCAGACATCACTGGAGGAAAGGTTGGGGGTCGTGCGCAtgcgatgcatgcaggagtTTCAggtgtcgcttctttctcttatCCTCGTAGTTCTGACCTTCCAGCGTCTACCTTGAGTCCGCCTGGGGGGTACCCAGGTgccgttttgtctccgttcggACCTGGGTCGCCTCCAggtcctgcttcttcctccgcttcttctctgcagtgcCTCATGGCCCGCGGATTTTCTCCCTTTGACACCTTGACGCCCGAAGCGagttctccgtctccttgcTGTCCGCCTGCGTATCCTGTGTTGGCGACGCCTCTCCCTTCGGCGCCTGTTGCCCTCGCTGCACATCCattctgctcttcctcgtcctccccgtcctcgccgttcgcctctgcttcgccaTACCTGGCCTCAGCCCAGAATCCTGCCTTTCAGGTGTGGCGAGAGAACGCCGTGGAGTGTCGTAACAGCGCAGTGGTCGCGCCCCAGATCCAGGTGCAGCGCCTCGCTCCCCTGGACGgtcgagaagcgaagaacgcctctctttcttctggctCGCCTTTTGCAacttctgtgtctgctcctcctctgccttcgaGCGCAACCCTCGCTGGAGGCCAAGGAACCGAGAGGAGCTATCATAGGCCCGAGGCACAGAACCGCAATCCGTTCTCAGCGCTTGCCGATTCCACGCCAGTATCTGCGGCCCCGCTGTCCTCTGCCTCAgcccctgtctcttctcttcctttctctctctccacgtctcCCTCAAAGCTCTTGCCCATTGTTGtgcctcctccctcttctccagcgtcttctttcgtgtctgctgtctcttctgggCTGTCTGCTGAGTCTCTGTCGCACTCGCCGTTTGCGGTCTCAGTCCCGATGTTGTCcggagtgcatgcgcccgGGACGAAGCTTCCGGTTGGAAGCTTGAATCACCGAAGGTCTGCGTctgagagcgacagagacgtcgATCGGAATCCGTTTGCGCTTTTGGGTTCGGGTACGAAGAGAGATTCTTTGTCCGCTATGAAGACGCCAActtcctgtctgtctgtcgcgCGTGCGTCGCATGCACCACAAACAACCGCTGTGAGGAATTCTTCCAGTGGCGTCTGTGTCACTGCCTCTCCTTTGGTGTCTCTCCAGGGACTTCAGGGTGGTCCGCCGCCCTCGGgtccctcttcctcctcaggcGCGAATTGCTCAGCGTCGgtttcttccgtctctcctttcgctctctcgcgccgAGCCCAAGGCGCAGGTGCGGGAGATGGTTTGCACTGGAAAGGTTCTCAAGCTCTGCTCTGCGACAGgcctgaggagacaggagacagtcgcgaggcggagaagccgcgacatggaacgcgagagagaagagctggGAGCTTTTCTGGAGATACCCGTAccccgaaggagagaaagggctCGGTAGATGCGAGGGAGAGTGGAGCCGAAGAGAGACCCAcacgagggagacagagacagagaaccgTGTCTGATGGGCAGACAGGACGAGGCGACGGGGTCGCCAGCCCCGCAATTCAAGCTCCACGCTTCCCGTCGCCCACCCCCCACTGA
- a CDS encoding hypothetical protein (encoded by transcript TGME49_286040) translates to MESVKRASVDRLGNASLCRPPGFFRCISMWLVALALGEQLVFSRFDSVGAVDCPQLQESVKLLAANKVLESLRREPISLSAFNYTTLEFAQSTTNLILAKEMDNALREHSKSFLGSDDQCTAFLRRLLTANCFKTSPDDTYSWQQVVDRVPMLLSYYEREWIFEATAEEIDLEFRRNKIDLKTFESTKTAEEAVQLLFDKLTPVVEELMKKWPEEAIREISLKQCLAGVKPLLVGRMVFQHTGTKTVSEIFGPYLEPNWMDVPLAKPQNTLTSGSGIYGRLYQMQDEITAALSKKKIDFKSFLKYQSPQEAFQRLRGRIRRHVVQLREKWTPYERAAATEDGCVDVILATLDPAKVFTNTSDKTAHEIFGGYGEKKWEEVIPTPSGAVAVYNQVTQVCLSVSGAFCLALLFV, encoded by the coding sequence ATGGAGTCAGTCAAGCGTGCTTCTGTGGACCGGCTGGGTAACGCATCTTTATGCCGGCCACCAGGGTTTTTCAGATGCATAAGCATGTGGCTAGTTGCCCTTGCCCTAGGGGAGCAGCTTGTGTTTTCCCGTTTTGACTCGGTAGGGGCCGTCGATTGTCCTCAACTGCAGGAAAGCGTGAAGCTGCTGGCCGCAAACAAGGTCCTGGAATCTCTTCGACGGGAACCGATATCTCTGTCGGCTTTTAACTACACAACGCTGGAGTTCGCTCAAAGTACCACTAATCTCATATTGGCTAAAGAGATGGACAATGCCTTGCGTGAACATTCGAAGTCGTTTCTGGGCAGCGACGACCAATGcactgcgtttcttcgtcgtctgctgaCTGCAAACTGTTTCAAAACCAGTCCAGATGATACCTATTCGTGGCAACAGGTCGTAGACCGCGTACCCATGTTATTATCCTACTACGAGCGGGAATGGATTTTCGAGGCCACTGCGGAAGAAATTGATTTAGAGTTCCGGAGAAATAAAATCGATCTGAAGACTTTTGAAAGTACTAAGacggcagaagaagctgtACAGCTTCTTTTTGACAAGCTGACTCCAGTGGTGGAGGAGCTGATGAAGAAGTGGCCTGAGGAAGCGATACGAGAGATTTCTCTGAAACAGTGTCTGGCCGGTGTTAAACCGCTGCTAGTTGGTAGGATGGTTTTTCAGCACACGGGTACAAAAACCGTTAGCGAGATATTTGGTCCCTACCTTGAACCCAACTGGATGGATGTGCCTTTGGCAAAGCCCCAGAACACGTTGACCTCCGGAAGCGGAATCTATGGTCGCCTATACCAAATGCAGGATGAGATAACGGCTGCTTTGAGTAAGAAAAAGATCGACTTCAAGAGCTTTCTCAAATATCAGTCTCCACAGGAGGCTTTTCAACGTCTTAGGGGCCGCATCCGGCGTCACGTGGTCCAGTTACGGGAGAAATGGACTCCGTATGAAAGAGCAGCAGCAACTGAAGATGGATGCGTCGACGTGATACTTGCAACACTTGATCCTGCTAAGGTGTTCACCAATACGAGTGACAAAACAGCCCACGAGATCTTCGGGGGCTATGGGGAAAAGAAATGGGAGGAAGTCATTCCAACACCAAGTGGCGCTGTTGCTGTTTACAACCAAGTGACGCAAGTGTgcctgtctgtctcaggaGCGTTCTGTCTGGCGTTGCTTTTTGTGTAA
- a CDS encoding hypothetical protein (encoded by transcript TGME49_286050~Signal peptide predicted by SignalP 2.0 HMM (probability 0.881) with cleavage site probability 0.848 at residue 38) gives MGFISLRNLFSGGVCLHFSPSFLCLLTFLTFLSPPAEGLLYSQRGSVLDRRGCLPFSRLVDPRWSLTRSLSVTLGSSCPSGSSRHFQKGSACRRLAGLLPAPRCSWQDWRWSNSPGSLSSGGGGDREETRSETGGERQTRHTEGTQGNEGECGIWGFSSVGVALTEAKTRKKKGSPVSSPHLATILSSHRDGEARRRWWKKCAPLWPPWKTRYTNRSLEEKLLCVPVYVVVNRYGAPFLSPPSPAVLAEQQMQEREGREFRLPQQIALAFLDGEDATAYLHELVQSNPGGTQVEARLYCLPLSTVWEQQRRVLLDPRRETSHNGDEQTDNAFSVRRFFLGDSGGEEEEKAREREEEGREAAQPQLLWQIVPSTKQVRNARRQSGFRGFREGTDVPVFYVDDLLVERDGDSVLPLFFSLEDLQTAWNKQREKEEEMTKKTEKARKARGEQGDEERDEEEDRERETRRQRLRQKPPVKVMNLLKLLLVQAEQPKGDLVADGRWGFVPSSESLAFLEKEKRRGVAPARLLFGPDDQGQA, from the exons ATGGGCTTCATCTCTCTCCGTAACCTGTTCTCTGGgggtgtctgtctccacttttccccttctttcctgtgtttGCTCACTTTTTtgacgtttctctctccgccagCAGAGGGTCTCTTGTATAGCCAGCGCGGGTCTGTGCTGGACAGGCGCGGGtgtctccccttttctcggCTCGTGGACCCCCGGTGGAGCCTTACGCGGTCGCTCTCGGTGACACTTGGGTCCAGCTGTCCCTCGGGGAGTTCTCGCCACTTCCAGAAAGGCTCTGCATGTCGTCGACTCGCTGGATTGCTTCCAGCTCCCCGCTGCAGTTGGCAGGATTGGCGATGGTCGAATTCGCCGGGAAGTCTTTCCTCTGGGGGCGGAGGAGAtcgcgaagagacacgcTCAGAGACGGGTGGAGAACGGCAGACGAGGCATACGGAAGGAACGCAGGGAAATGAAGGAGAGTGCGGTATTTGGGGGTTCTCTAGTGTAGGGGTGGCACTGACTGAAGCGAAgaccaggaagaagaagggatcccctgtctcctctccacatCTCGCGACCATTTTGTCTTCGCATCGtgacggagaagcgaggagacgatgGTGGAAGAAATGTGCTCCCCTATGGCCTCCCTGGAAGACACGCTACACCAA TCGCTCTCTGGAAGAAAAACTGCTGTGCGTCCCTGTGTACGTCGTGGTGAATCGCTACGGGGcgccctttctctctccgccgtctcCCGCTGTCCTTGCGGAGCAGCAGATGCAGGAGCGAGAAGGTAGAGAGTTTCGCTTGCCACAGCAGAttgctctcgcctttctcgacggcgaagacgcgacgGCCTACCTCCACGAACTCGTTCAGAGCAACC CCGGAGGCACTCAGGTCGAGGCGCGGCTCTATTGCCTTCCTCTGTCGACAGTTTGGGAGCAACAGCGTCGCGTTTTGCTCGACCCTCGCCGCGAAACCTCTCACAATGGGGACGAGCAAACCGACAATGCGTTTTCTGTACGGCGCTTTTTCCTGGGGGAcagtggaggagaagaggaagagaaggcgagagaaagagaagaagaagggagagaagcagcccAGCCCCAGCTGCTCTGGCAAATCGTTCCCTCGACGAAACAG GTTCGTAACGCTCGTCGGCAGTCGGGTTTCAGGGGATTCAGAGAGGGTACAGATGTCCCTGTCTTCTACGTAGATGACCTGCtagtggagagagacggcgactccgttcttccgctcttcttctctctcgaagaTCTGCAGACCGCGTGGAAtaagcagcgagagaaggaagaggaaatgacgaagaaaacagagaaagcacGGAAGGCGCGTGGCGAACAAggggacgaagaaagagacgaagaagaggacagggaaagagagacaaggagacagcggctgCGTCAAAAACCTCCAGTCAAGGTCATGAATCTTTTGAAACTGCTTCTCGTACAGGCAGAACAG